Genomic segment of Juglans microcarpa x Juglans regia isolate MS1-56 chromosome 7S, Jm3101_v1.0, whole genome shotgun sequence:
GGGCAGAAGGGGCCTTAGTGGCAAAACAGATTTGGTTTTGGACATACGTCCTAGATTATTCGAGGTTGCCTTGGGACATCACCTTATCTTGTcattattcagtttttttttttccccctttttgcATAAAGAAAGGGTCATGTAGTTGATACCTCAAGTGAATGACTCTTTCACAATTTCTTTTGCATATCCATTATGCTATGATAGTTTGGATTTTCTGCTGCTTCTTGAATATCATATCCAATATTAGTAGTAACAATTGTTGTTGTTACTATGGGGAAAGGGTAGTGTTGGTGTTCTCATTGTGTGGTTGAGCTTAAAAATTATACTGATGGTTCTGTACATTATTCTCTGTCTCTCACCATCGAAGGGTTTTGGTATATTCAAATTTGTATTCATTTGATCtattttcttgattaattgatgctcagttttattttttattttagttagtttCTCTTGACCGTAGCTTCATTGCATTCTTTTCCAATAAAAGCTAAATGCCTGTAATTAGTGTAATcctttataaattattgtaGTTTTGTTGGCTGACAATGGTAGGCTAAGATTTATAGACAGCATCTCTAAGAGATTTGTGGAGTTGACCATGGCACATAGGGGAGAAATGAAAGCTGTAGTGACGACTGTTATTGTAAGTTCCTCAATCCCCTTGATTGTAAAATTGCTATTGCTAGGAGAAAAacatactattttattacttgCATAATTCTCGCACATCTGGTGTACTAATCATAAGATTTATGTGGGTTGTACACAGCTTAAATGGGTCTGCGTGATGGTCCTATACAACCTTTCGTTATGAGAATTGGGAATTGATCTTGTGTGTTctgattgttattattttgccCTACCAGCCCCTTCCACCGGAAGAGGAGAAACTAGAAAGAACTGAAGGAAACACttaccttgtttgtttttacaactcctcacaactcatctcatctaatcattataactttttcaaattcctacacaaaataaaataaacaattcaactttttcaaatctcaaaacaaaaataatattaaaaaaatatattcgaacaatattttattcaacttttaactttaatctcaacttatctcatctcatctgtgaaaacaaacgaggttaAAGATATCATTGGACGTGGGAAGAAGGTTAATCTGGAGCAGAAGGTATGTGGCCAAACAATGATATCACCCATGACTCTTATTTTCTTGCACTAGCTCATTTACGTTGAACAAAAAgcatatcaatttttttttttcttttatgtatgTCAGATTGATTCGAGTATTCTTGTTGGCCTGGTGGTTGAATTCGGACAAAAGGTCTTTGATATGTCCATCAAAACCAGGGTTCGGCAGATGGAAAGGTTCTTGAGGGAGCCCGTAAACTTTGGCAGCCTGTGAAATGTGTTTTTGAGATTCCGTGGATGTCTGAATTAGAAGGAaaagttattttcatttttgattTTGGTTCTTGTAAACTcatttatgcatgcatggtggcAGGCCCATCCATTTGCAAATAAAAAGCTATTTTTTTCTTCGCATGATTTGTAAGAGCAATTGATGTGAGATCTCTTTATTCCATGGGCTTGTGAGTATTCTGTATTCATTTATAAGGTCGCACAAAGATGAAACTTACGGTCAAAGTACTACTGTTCAAACTTTGAATGACGGGCACATTTTTACAACATGCTACGGCCTATTAATTGGATAGTGTTTCCAAACATAAAATAAGGGGCCCTAGTGCTGCTCTGCATGATAGCCTCGAAATCATGTACTTGTGGTATATATTGTTCCGGCCTATATTAAGATGATGAGAGCAAACAGGCAACTCGGATGTAACAAGTGGACGGCTGGAGGTGGTGACCAGGGAACCAACGACAGCATAAAAACAACAGAGGAAGCGGCGGCAGTGAAGATAAGTGTCGAGGAGGAGCCTAAGGGGAATTTAGAGTTCCCGCTGGTGTTCTGGGCTCGTGGGCCTTGGGTTCATGAACCTTGGGCAAGAATCGTTAAAGTAAATAAGAAGGTTGGGGCCGACATGGTCTGTGGGTGTAAGGGTTTGGCCCATAGTTTGTTTTAAGCCCTCTTAAAGGTTCTGTTATTTGATTTCCTGCTTGTCATGATAGCGTTAGCTTTTCTATTTCCAGTCAGTTACAATTTGTTACAAATCTGGGAGCATATAACTTCCCGTGAGTAAAGAATGCAATTAtcgaaaatcaataaaacaaatattcatttcttttctttggagGCTCTCACCCTCGAAGTGAGTTATCCCTTTCATCTATCCTAACAAGCGTATAATAGTTGGTATCTAGAGCCAGGTTATCCTTGGCTGCTTCATTATCTATGGCAGAAGGTACTAGAATGAACCAGTTGCAGGATGGCTTGAGTGGATTGAAGAAATCCACGGAATCTCAATTCAAGACGCTGGAAACAGAGGTGATGGCGTTGAAACGACAGTCCGATGTAGTGGTCCAGCAGCTTGCAGTGTTAACCATGGAACTGCAGAAAAAGAATGCTAATAATCAGTCTGAAGGATCATTTTCAGAAGGGCACAACAGACAGGAGAACAATGGAGAACTGATTCCGAGGTCAATAAGGTTAGAGTTTCCTTCCTTTCATAGGGATGACCCCCTAGGTTGGCTGTATAAAACCaatcaatttttcttattttacaatattttaccGAGTCAGAAATTCAGGTTGGCCTCATTCCACATGGAAGGGAAGGCcatgatttggtttcaagataTTGAAATGTCAGGATCAATAGTACGTATGATGACCCTATGGAAGCATTGACTAAGCTAAGACAAACAGGCACTGTGGATGAATACAAGGTGGAGTTTGAGAATTTGTCAAATAGGCTGCATAGGTTGTCGGATCCACACAAGCTAAGCTGTTTTTTGAGtggattaaaagatgaaattaGGTTGGCAGTTAAGATGTTTAAACCACCAGATCTCTTGTCAGCTTTTAGTTTGGCAAAGATCCAGGAAGAACTCATTAGAGTTGGTAGAAAAACATTCAGAAACCGTTCTGTTGGGGTGTCGGAACTAGGACAGTATAAGGGGGGTGGAAACCAAATGGGGCAGAATTTTAGTAAGGCCATAGTGTCTGTACAAAAGATCAATGCAGGCCAAATGAAGGAGAGGAGAGAACGGGGATTATGTTATTATTAAGACTCTAAGTGGAACCCGGGGCACAAGTGCATAAATCCTAAACTATTTCTTACAGAAGAAATGGAGgaggatgaagaaaaaaaatagagctgAGAGTGATGTAGTAGATATGGTGGAGGAAGGGAAGGAGCTGATAGAATTTACTGAAGTAAACAAAAAACCTGAAGTATCTTTACACGCTCTAATTGGGTCCAACAACCCAAAAACTATGCGGGTGAAGGGAAAGTTAGCTGGCCAGTGGGAATTATTCGGATTGACTTAGGCAGCACACACAACTTCATAGATATCTCAACAGCAAAAAGGGCCCGTGTGGTGGTCTTGAAGGAAGAGGCAGTGAAGGTGAGGGTGGCTAATGGTGAACAATTGATAAGTGAAGGGAAAAGTAACGGAGTCCAAGTAAAAATTCAAGAACATGCATTTTCTATGGATTTTTTCTTGCTGGAACTTGCAGGATGTGATGTAGTGCTAGGGGTACAATGGCTACAAACTCTAGGCACTATCTCTTGGAATTTTAGGAAACTTACCATGAGTTTAATCACCGTGAAAAAGATGTGGTGTTGCAGGGAATGATGTCCACTCAGTTGTTAGAAGAAAGTTCCTGCAATGAGATCAGCCAATTAGAGAAGAAATGGGTCATATTGTAGTTAATTAATGAGCCAGAAGAGTATAAAAAGAGGCAAAGATGGCCCAAAAATGTGCAACAAATACTGAACCAATTTGCGGATGTTTTCAAGGAAACCATGGGGTTGCCGCCATGTAGAAAGCAAGTTCACTCCATCAATTTGCTGCCTGGGACTCAGCCTGTGTCAGTGAGACCATACAGGTACccttttttccaaaaagatgaaattgaaagaatTGTTAAGGAGCTTTTAAATTCTGGGGTAATACGCCCTAATCAAAGTCCTTATTCTTCCCCTGTTTTATTGATAAGAAAGGCTGATGGCACATGACGGATGTGCGTAGACTATAGGCCTTGAATCAAGTTACGGTGAAAGATAAGTTTCCTATACCCATGGTAGAAGAGTTATTGGATGAATTAAGTGGTCTAAAGTATTTTCTAAACTGGATTTGAGGTCTAGTTATCATCAAATCAGGGTTAAACCTGACGATGTGCACAAAACAACATTTAGGACCCATGAGGGtcattatgaatttttagtcATGCCATTTGGGCTGACTAATGCCCCATCTACTTTCCAGAATTTGATGAATGAAGTTTTTAGACCCTTTCTAAGAAGGTTTGTGCTGGTATTTTTCGATGACATCCTAATCTATAGTAAGGATGAGGAGGAGCATTTGCAACACCTACAAGTGACCCTATAGACACTGAGGACACATCAATTATTTGCTAAAGAATCGAAATGCTGTTTTGCATGTTCTGAAGTGGCATATTTGGGTCACTTAATTTCGGGTAAGGGAGTAAGGACAAATCCTGAAAAATTAAAGGCCATAGTGGATTGGCCTCAACCCAAGTCTATAAAGTCTTTGAGGGGCTTTTTCGGGTTGACAGGGTATTATTGAAGGTTCATAAAGAATTATGGAGTCCTAGCTTCTCCACTTACAACACTgttaaagaaagataatttCAAATTGGGGGAGACAGCAGATGAAGCTTTTTCAAAGCTTAAACAGGCAGTAAGTAACCCACTAGCGTTGGCCTTTCCTGATTTTGCCAAGACCTTTGTAATCGAGTGTGACACTTCGGGAAAAGGGATAAGGTGTGTTGTACTATAAAGATAGGGTTTACATTGCTAGCAACTCagaattaaagaaaaagcttTTAGAGTTCTTGCATGCCAGTCCGTGGGGGGGCCATTCTGGAATGGATAAGACCATTCATAGAGTGACTAGAGAATTTTATTGGCACAATATGAAATCTGACGTCAAGGATTTTATTAGGAACTGTCAGATTTGTCAACAATAGAAAATGGATCATTCCTTCCCTAATGGTCTGTTACAACCTCTTCTTATTCCCTCTCAACCATGGACTCATATAACCATGAATTTCATTGAGGGATTACCAAATGCTAGTGGTTTCAGTACACTATGGGTGGTTGTGAATCGTTTAACTAAATACAGTCATTTTGTGCCTCTGGGACACCCATACACAGCCAAGTCAGTTGCCCAATTGTTGGTGAAACATGTATTCAAATTGCATGGTCTACCACAATCAATTGTGTCGGATCGGGATAGTACCTTTACCAGTgttttttggaaagaattgtTCAAGGCTCAGGGGGTCAAATTGGAGTTCAGCACAGCTTATCACCCACAGACAGATGGGCAGACAGAGGATGTGAATAAAAGTCTGGAAACCTATCAAAGGTGCTTTGTGGCAGACCGCCTGAAGGATTGGGTGAAATGGGTGCCTTTAgctgagtggtggtacaatacCACTCAACATACCTCTACAAAGCTCACTCCTTTGGAAGTTTTGTACGGGTACAAACATCCAAAACTAACTTCCTACATTCCCGGGACCATTAAAGCAGCAGAAGTGGAAGCAGAACTCAAAGACAGAACACTCATCATGCAGTTGCTCCGACACAATCTCAATAGAGCTCAAGAAAGAATGGTGAAATACGCTAATTTGAAGAGGAAAGAACAGAACTTTACCgttggagattgggtttatttaAGATTACAGCCTTATTGACAAGTCTCTGTGTCCCAGCACAGGGATTTGAAATTATCACCTCGTTTTTATGGTTCTTTTCAGGTGGAAGCCAGAGTTGGGGAAGTCGCATACAAATTAAAGCTACCAGAGACGTCCCAAATACATCTGGTATTTCATGTTTCTCAACTGAAGAAACGCTTGGGAGAGCAAATCGCAACCGCAACTGTGTTACCACCAGTGAACCAACAAGGGATCCTGCAGCCAAAGCCAACAAAGGTTTTAGCTCGACGAATCCGACCACTAAACAATCGACCTGTCGTGGAACTATTAGTGAAATGGCAAGGGCAAAGAGACGAAGATGCTACCTGGGAGAACTTCTACAAGCTGAAGGCGGCGTTtccccaccttgtgggcaaggtgttttaagGGGAGGACACCATAACAAGTGGACGACTGGAGGTGGTGACCAGGGAACCAACGACAGCATAAAGACAACAGAGGAAACGACGGTAGTGAAGATAAGTGTCGAGGAGGAGCCTAAGGGGAATTTAGGGTTCCCGCTGGTGTTTTGGGCTCGTGGGCCTTTGGTTCATGAACCTTGGGCAAGAATCATTAAAGTAAATTAGAAGGTTGGGGCCGACATGGTCTGTGGGTGTAAGGGCTTGGCCCATGGTCTGTTTTAAGCCCTCTTAAAGGGTCTGTTATTTGATTTCCTGCTTGTCATGATAGCGTTAGCTTTTCTATTTCCAGTCAGTTACAATTTGTTACAAATCTGAGAGCATATAGCTTCCCATGAGTGAAGAATGCAATTATcgaaaatcaatacaacaaatattcatttcttttctctggAGGCTCTCACCCTCGAAGTGAGTTATCCCTTTCATCTATATCCTAGCATGCGTATAACATCGGATGATCTTAAATTAGGAAATgatacctatatatatagcatcCCACAACTGTTTTAGCATGCAACCATGAATgaaagttattttcttttttcaagtttttatattttctttgataaaaatgactttttattgatgtttgtcAAATACGGTTAATCGGaattaatagaaaattaattatttttgttaagaattGTGAAAATTGATTGTAGGGAATATGACAAGTGAAATAGCTGCGCAAGCTTTCTTAAGTTGATCATATTTCGGTCTTCAAAGGACGTTGGTCAAAGCCTGTCGCAGCTTTTAATATTCATGTGGAAAACACTTATACGTACGTACGCCAATTTCGACCATTATGCATGCCTGGCTCTAGCTTAAGCATGCAAGCGTCAACCAGCAACTTACTCACACGATCCATCGCTCACCATGATACATATACACACATCATCGACCATGCGTGCGGTACTGTGCAGCCTCTTGGATTATACTGatcatcatacatatat
This window contains:
- the LOC121241415 gene encoding ATP synthase subunit O, mitochondrial-like translates to MTSAIRIRSGLPLLSKLLRSGSLSSQRPELFLSTSEFSRNYATAAGQKEDKVKVPLALFGGSGNYASALYLAAVKQNALDKVEAELRDLVEALKKSPTFSGFTKDLSVPADIRVKAIQEISNQAKFSEVTKSFFVLLADNGRLRFIDSISKRFVELTMAHRGEMKAVVTTVIPLPPEEEKLERTEGNTYLVCFYNSSQLISSNHYNFFKFQLLTLISTYLISSVKTNEVKDIIGRGKKVNLEQKIDSSILVGLVVEFGQKVFDMSIKTRVRQMERFLREPVNFGSL